The proteins below are encoded in one region of Ricinus communis isolate WT05 ecotype wild-type chromosome 6, ASM1957865v1, whole genome shotgun sequence:
- the LOC8275338 gene encoding protein SLOW GREEN 1, chloroplastic, giving the protein MNSSTLATSFLHLKAPSFNPPSLLQFPSLKPHCHNHTCIPSLKQIRASSDHTPNGTHKLPILQSLKIITKAAILIGVTASFASRFSILPAKAETSATVTEQTPTLQEEEEESQAENNQNQNLSEFLESNAEAIESLKSLLQQKLENGEDEEALKTLNHLVEAQPLVTEWKFLMARLLNEMGRTQDARNLFEEILQMNPLSFEALFENALLMDRCGEGDAVIRRLQEALDIAEEENKVKEARDVKLIMAQIQFLQKNVEEALKSYQELSKEDPSDFRPYFCQGMIYSLLDRNEEAREQFAKYRQLSRKKFEVEGYLRTPLSRMKVFGSNEEK; this is encoded by the coding sequence ATGAACTCCAGTACTCTAGCCACTTCTTTTCTCCATCTCAAAGCACCTTCCTTTAACCCTCCTTCACTTCTCCAATTCCCCTCCCTCAAACCCCATTGTCATAATCACACATGTATCCCTTCCCTTAAGCAAATTAGGGCATCCTCAGATCATACCCCAAATGGCACCCACAAGCTCCCCATTCTCCAATCCCTCAAAATCATCACCAAAGCTGCAATCTTGATTGGTGTCACCGCTTCATTTGCCTCCAGATTCTCCATTTTGCCGGCAAAAGCCGAAACTTCAGCAACTGTTACCGAACAAACGCCGACCCTccaagaggaagaggaagaatcTCAAGCAGAAAATAACCAAAACCAGAACTTATCTGAGTTTCTTGAATCCAATGCTGAAGCAATTGAATCCCTCAAGTCACTCCTACAGCAAAAGCTTGAAAATGGGGAAGATGAGGAAGCTTTGAAGACACTGAACCATCTTGTCGAGGCACAACCATTGGTTACGGAGTGGAAATTCTTGATGGCAAGATTGTTAAATGAGATGGGTAGAACACAGGATGCACGTAACTTGTTTGAAGAAATTCTCCAAATGAATCCGTTATCTTTTGAGGCATTGTTTGAGAATGCACTTCTAATGGACCGATGTGGAGAAGGGGATGCAGTTATTAGGAGGCTACAAGAGGCTCTAGACATTGCAGAAGAGGAGAATAAAGTGAAAGAAGCTAGAGATGTGAAGCTTATTATGGCACAGATACAGTTTCTTCAGAAGAATGTAGAGGAGGCCCTGAAAAGTTATCAAGAACTGTCAAAAGAGGATCCAAGTGATTTTAGACCATATTTTTGTCAAGGAATGATATATAGTTTGCTTGATAGGAATGAGGAGGCAAGAGAGCAGTTTGCTAAGTATCGCCAGCTTTCCCGAAAGAAATTTGAGGTAGAAGGGTATTTGAGGACTCCATTATCAAGAATGAAAGTTTTTGGTTCTAATGAGGAGAAATGA